One window of the Amycolatopsis mediterranei genome contains the following:
- a CDS encoding helix-turn-helix domain-containing protein, producing MGLHLLLRASGATRTTGRNAAQGGRLAREGLSNPELGTRLFLSPGTVEWHLRKAFGKLAISSRRHLRDAVFDGQRRRSTRPSDEPFASERPGDRVTSLAT from the coding sequence ATGGGGCTTCACCTGCTGCTTCGTGCGAGTGGGGCGACACGAACGACCGGACGCAATGCAGCACAGGGCGGCCGGCTCGCGCGCGAAGGACTGTCCAACCCCGAGCTCGGCACGCGGCTCTTCCTCAGCCCGGGCACCGTGGAATGGCACCTGCGCAAGGCGTTCGGCAAGCTCGCGATCAGTTCGCGGCGTCACCTGCGCGACGCTGTTTTCGACGGGCAGCGGCGCCGCTCGACCCGGCCGAGCGATGAGCCATTCGCGTCGGAAAGACCCGGCGACCGGGTGACATCGCTCGCCACGTGA
- a CDS encoding TIGR04141 family sporadically distributed protein has translation MVPTSTPSQPVSLFRLDGTAPERELLVPLKDDQIVTDTDVDLSGTRARLIAGRFRTEAPQWLPHAASLTGAELALSSELPFAVLLVPRPPWTYAVTWGAGHLTLNDEHVEQGFGLLFGIRRLDPFDLGLVASAALDTSARATQTSIPGGGDLSAFRLEPYGELVNRLAGTADLADLTYGRVTGRRHRIRAGNAVWLPLAKDPAAFLADLDAVGAVVDEPDAHSALRFVAQTRPMDRHDRLVPVLEGRLAGSLGGAEDGALGLAWPATAMRDAEQAASFRITGLGPGGPFTVPGRLELGHLTDRLARIDVGDRLKAVRAGRIVPCADDAGEEDAGASIPVARWLVFEATIDHVRYVFHQGRWYRIGETYVRQLREQVAAMLARRFAWPPIPWVPTGTPDDEHAYCRQVAEESGFLCLDRDFASTPLHPRFELCDLLGPGDELVHVKWLGRATAASHLCTQALVSAEALAHEPEALAQLAAKAAPGRVIDRIPRTVVLAAAGRSWNIDELFTLTQVSLLRLDRAVRALQATLRFADIPYVPKPRRPTKPARRRRS, from the coding sequence ATGGTTCCGACGTCCACCCCGAGCCAACCGGTGTCGCTGTTCCGGCTCGACGGCACCGCGCCCGAGCGCGAGCTGCTCGTGCCGCTGAAAGACGACCAGATCGTCACCGACACCGACGTCGACCTGTCCGGCACGCGCGCGCGGCTGATCGCGGGCCGGTTCCGCACCGAGGCGCCGCAATGGTTGCCCCACGCGGCGTCGCTCACCGGCGCCGAGCTGGCGCTGTCGTCGGAGCTGCCGTTCGCGGTCCTGCTCGTCCCCCGTCCACCGTGGACCTACGCGGTCACCTGGGGTGCCGGGCATCTCACCTTGAACGACGAACACGTCGAACAGGGCTTCGGCCTGCTGTTCGGGATCCGGCGACTCGACCCGTTCGACCTCGGCCTGGTCGCCAGCGCCGCACTGGACACCTCGGCCCGCGCCACGCAGACGTCCATCCCCGGCGGCGGGGACCTGTCGGCGTTCCGGCTGGAGCCCTACGGTGAGCTGGTCAACCGGCTGGCCGGCACGGCGGACCTGGCGGACCTCACCTACGGGCGGGTCACCGGCCGCCGCCACCGCATCCGTGCCGGCAACGCCGTGTGGCTGCCGCTGGCCAAAGACCCCGCCGCGTTCCTGGCCGACCTCGACGCCGTCGGCGCGGTGGTCGACGAGCCCGACGCGCACTCGGCACTGCGGTTCGTCGCCCAGACCCGGCCGATGGACCGCCACGACCGGCTCGTGCCGGTGCTGGAAGGACGGCTGGCGGGAAGCCTCGGAGGTGCCGAGGACGGTGCGCTGGGACTCGCCTGGCCGGCGACCGCGATGCGCGACGCCGAGCAGGCAGCCTCGTTCCGGATCACCGGCTTGGGCCCCGGCGGCCCGTTCACCGTCCCCGGACGGCTGGAACTGGGGCACCTGACCGACCGGCTGGCCCGGATCGACGTCGGTGACCGGCTGAAGGCCGTGCGTGCTGGGCGGATCGTGCCCTGCGCGGACGACGCGGGCGAGGAGGACGCGGGCGCCTCGATCCCGGTGGCGCGCTGGCTGGTGTTCGAGGCGACGATCGACCACGTCCGCTACGTCTTCCACCAGGGACGCTGGTACCGGATCGGGGAAACCTACGTCCGGCAGCTGCGCGAGCAGGTCGCGGCGATGCTCGCCCGCCGGTTCGCCTGGCCGCCGATTCCGTGGGTCCCGACGGGCACCCCCGACGACGAGCACGCGTACTGCCGGCAGGTCGCCGAGGAGTCCGGTTTTCTGTGCCTGGACCGGGATTTCGCGAGCACGCCGCTGCATCCCCGGTTCGAGCTGTGCGACCTGCTCGGCCCCGGCGACGAGCTGGTCCACGTCAAGTGGCTGGGCCGCGCCACGGCCGCCAGCCACCTGTGCACGCAGGCGCTCGTCTCGGCCGAGGCGCTCGCGCACGAGCCGGAGGCGCTGGCGCAGCTCGCCGCGAAAGCCGCGCCCGGCCGGGTCATCGACCGGATCCCGCGCACGGTCGTGCTCGCGGCGGCCGGCCGCTCCTGGAACATCGACGAGCTGTTCACCCTGACCCAGGTTTCGCTGCTGCGCCTGGACCGGGCGGTGCGCGCGCTGCAGGCCACGCTGCGGTTCGCGGACATCCCGTACGTCCCGAAGCCCCGCCGGCCGACCAAGCCCGCTCGCCGACGACGAAGCTGA
- a CDS encoding Uma2 family endonuclease produces MFAHGDRLTRRDLELITDERRRYELVDGTLLVSPSPRPLHQRVVARLLTALTPLCPADCEVLPAPLDVVLDDHTVLIPDVVVGRRDTFTERALVGVPVLAVEVVSPSSRHIDLYLKPARLAAAGCPFYWVVDPRVPSLSCFRLEGDTYVLAAEGRDDEPVTLTEPYALTLRAADLISPH; encoded by the coding sequence ATGTTCGCACACGGAGACCGTCTCACCCGTCGGGACCTGGAGCTGATCACCGATGAACGCCGCCGTTACGAACTGGTGGACGGGACCCTCCTAGTGAGCCCGTCCCCGCGTCCACTGCACCAGAGGGTGGTCGCGCGCCTGCTCACCGCGCTCACCCCGCTCTGCCCCGCGGACTGCGAAGTCCTGCCCGCTCCCTTGGACGTCGTGCTCGACGACCACACGGTGCTCATCCCGGACGTCGTGGTCGGACGCCGCGACACCTTCACCGAGCGGGCGCTCGTCGGGGTGCCGGTGCTGGCCGTCGAGGTCGTCTCGCCGTCCAGCCGGCACATCGACCTCTATCTCAAGCCCGCCCGGCTCGCCGCGGCCGGCTGCCCGTTCTACTGGGTGGTCGACCCCCGCGTGCCGAGCTTGAGCTGCTTCCGCCTCGAGGGCGACACCTACGTGCTGGCCGCCGAAGGCCGCGACGACGAGCCCGTCACCCTCACCGAGCCCTACGCGCTGACCCTGCGCGCGGCGGACCTGATCTCGCCCCACTGA